Proteins found in one Macrobrachium nipponense isolate FS-2020 chromosome 4, ASM1510439v2, whole genome shotgun sequence genomic segment:
- the LOC135211385 gene encoding uncharacterized protein LOC135211385 → MSGGPSQDFDPGKFSGTVSELRKISVNPQPRSDLSGDSDDFSGFSGVSLSRKDNSMFREGRNLSRERCMHSEGVDESVGDALLAGAIRFSRKVAPETIPVLFKPELEPPVSRSRVPLQDLEGDKEGSSLVGRPSSLPGRSITAHAEPQPSVVCRRIGHRLGSDARFKGSVRHLGGGTGVLAHQQKGVDGGLASPKSLRVPRPGCSGSDQLGQHHSPGIHQEARGDALLLPVRNSMETSTVVEGKEDKTPHQIRAGRKERQGRPSEQEKPSPSLRVDSSLGRVPGAVEDVGQTSLGSIRDLQERKDRPLVLPDIRPDSSSDRCFSARLEASRPLCVPSLQDSGRNTKKVCSIGRGKNDIDSSVLARPRLVHRGTGMVSRHSKIPATKSRSAQTAPLRQVSQEPPRSQSDWTQTVKSLVRAKGFSAKTARAIATARRPSTIRVYQLKWDVFRRWCRNQKLSSSSTSVTQIADFLFFPREKCGLAVSTIKGYRSMLASVFRHRALNISEDKDLHDLIRSFETTKKVSNLTPSWNLDVVLLFLRSSRFEPPQSASFRDLTMKSLFLMALALAKRVSELQALEGSVGFKGDSVICSFLPSFLAKNENPSTPWPRSFEVKGLSSLVGVETERTLCPIRSLKFYLHRKKKLKGNMDNLWCSVRDPNRPLSKNALAFFIRNLIKEAHVACDQDHYKLLKVKAHEVKAIARLLAFKKKMSLQNLMKATLWRCNSVFANYYLRDVKITEDKILDGIRPLCSSGHQSGELGHLPGYARRTFPCANLRLQGNF, encoded by the coding sequence atgtctggaggaccttcacaagaCTTTGACcctggcaagttctctgggactgtTAGTGAACTTAGAAAAATCTCAGTTAATCCCCAGCCAAGATCggatttatctggggattcggatgatTTCTCCGGATTTTCAGGCGTATCCCTCTCCAGAAAGGATAACTCGATGTTCCGAGAAGGTCgcaacctttctagagaaagatgtatgcacagcgagggagtggatgagtctgttggggacgctctcctcgctggagcaattcgtttctctaggaaggttgcacctgagaccattCCAGTTCTTTTTAAACCAGAACTGGAACCGCCTGTCTCAAGATCTAGAGTTCCCCttcaagatctcgaaggagataaagaaggatcttctctggtgggcagaccctcttcGCTTCCTGGAAGGTCTATCACTgcacatgccgaaccccaacctagtgttgtttgccgacgcatcggacacaggttggggagcgacgctcggttcaagggaagtgtcaggcacctaggagggggaacaggtgtcctggcacatcaacaaaaagGAGTTGATGGTGGTTTGGCTAGCCCTAAAAGCCTTCGAGTACCTCGTCCGGGATGCAgcggttcagatcaactcggacaacaccacagccctggcatacatcaggaagcaaggggggacgcactccttctccctgtacgaaacagcatgGAAACTTCTACTGTGGTCGAAGGAAAGGAGGATAAGACTCCTCACCagattcgtgcagggagaaaggaacgtcagggccgaccttctgagcaggaaaaaccaagtccttccctcagagtggactcttcactcgGACgtgtgccaggagctgtggaagaCGTGGGGCAGACCTCACTTGGATCTATTCGCGACCTCCAAGAACGCAAGGATAGACCTCTAGTGCTCCCCGATATCAGACCCGATAGCAGtagcgatagatgcttttctGCTAGACTGGAAGCATCTAGACCTTTATGCGTTCcctcccttcaagattctgggagaaaCACTAAGAAAGTTTGCAGCATCGGAAGGGGCAAGAATGACATTGATAGCTcagttctggcccgcccaagactggttcacagaggtactggaatggttagtagacattccaagatccctgccactaagagtcgatctgctcaaacagccccacttcgacaggtatcacaagaacctccccgctctcaatctgactggacTCAGACtgtcaagagtctcgtcagagcgaagggtttTTCGGCAAagactgcaagggctattgccactgCAAGAAGACCTTCTACCATCAGGGTCTACCAGTTGAAGTGGGATGTctttcgacgttggtgcaggaatcagaagctttcctcctccagtacctctgtgacccaaatagcagacttcctctTTTTCCCGAGGGAAAAATGTGGTCTGGCGGTCTCAACCATAAAGGGTTATAGAAGCATGCTAGCCTCAGTGTTCAGGCACAGGGCATTGAACATCTCGGAAGataaagatctccatgacctgataagatcttttgagacaaCTAAGAAAGTCTCTAATTTAACCCCAAGCTGGAATCTCGATGTAGTCTTGCTTTTCCTGAGGTCATCAAGATTTGAACCACCTCAATCAGCCTCATTTAGAGACCTAACGATGAAGTCCCTGTTTCTTATGGCTTTGGCTTTGGCTAAGAGAGTAAGTGAGTTGCAAGCcttagaaggaagtgtaggattcaaaggagactccgtgatttgttccttccttccttctttcttagccaagaacgaaaacccctccactccttggcccaggagttttgaggtaaaaggcttaTCCTCCCTCGTTGGAGTAGAAACAGAGAGGACTCTTTGCCCTATAAGAAGCCTTAAGTTTTATCTCcatagaaagaaaaaacttaagggcaatatggacaacctctggtgttctgtaaGAGATCCCAATAGGCCTTTGTCAaaaaatgctctggcattctttattAGGAACTTAATAAAGGAAGCTCATGTGGCATGCGATCAAGACCATTATAAGCTcctgaaagtcaaggctcatgaagtgaagGCCATTGCCAGGTtgttggctttcaagaagaagatGTCGCTACAGAATCTCATGAAAGCGACtctttggagatgcaactcagtctTCGCCAACtactaccttagagacgtgaagattac